The Gossypium hirsutum isolate 1008001.06 chromosome A03, Gossypium_hirsutum_v2.1, whole genome shotgun sequence genome contains the following window.
tttttgttttcaataaaattaaaataatagcaaataaaaataaattgtgaaaaattaaattaaaaaatgcaaCCTTAATTGAAGAAAATCATAAACTCAAAAttgttaatattaaaataatagaaaataacaaataatttttgaaaaaaattaaattaaatactgtAATAACCCGATATAGTGGTGACAAAAAGTACGATTTTGGGTTTGGTTTTAATGAACCGAgtctataaataattaataaaaatatttaccaGTTATGTTATAAATGAATTGAATCAATGATAAGTAATTTAGTTGATTTAAGTATTTAATCTAATccaaggattaaattataaagttaaatagctataaattttaatttgaaaatagttaAAGAGAATAAAATTGCTAATAGCACAAAAGTTTAAGATGGCAATAAAACATGTCAAATTTGTGGTTGTGgctgttatattattattattattattattattattattattattattattattatttattacaataataataataaagttgaaATGATTTAAGTGCAAGGAGAGAGAGGGTTGTCTTCTCCATCCTTCCACgcacaaaaaaagagagaaaagaaacagAGGAAATTTAACTAACTTGtgtatcaatttataaaattgttaagGTTTAAGAAAGTTATCATTAatgatttttctatatttttatgttaaattgatagatttttagtgTATATATGAAAAAAGACTAGATTTTGAAGTTAGATGTTAGATTTTTCACTTGAGAAAATAAAGTGGATATCAAGTAGACTTGTTATGGGATTTTGTTAGAAGTCTATAATAGAAGGTCTAAAATAGGAGGAAATTAAGTCGGATTATAAATCAACGATTAGAATGGAGAGTTATGCTTGTTTcgattttaagaatttaaattgaatgaaatgtaaagtttatttgatataataattTACAGTGAATTGGGTGAATTATTGATggtgttatttgtttatgttaattCTTAAATACTGACCATTTGATTTTTTCAAAAGCGATGGAAAAAGATAAAGTCACCGACGAATAGTTCGAAATTCCTTGTAAGTATCACCATATTTcaagttattatttatttttccttttatttcattgTTAGGTAAGTTGGCAAAATGAAAGAAGCTACACATGAGTGGTtgactagaaataaaaaaatgagattgATTATAATGATAGAGagttaaattgtataaaaatttgaaatagcaTAATTTAGTGAAGTTGCGCATTTGGCTTGAACATGAGACAATTCATGCCATGTTTTATATGAAATGACAATCAATGGAAAAGTTGTTATTGAGATCAATAGAATGGAAATTGAACTGAGAAAGAAATTAGACTATGGGTTGTAGTAATTGTTGGGCAAAGTTGAGAATAATTAATGGGTTATAGAaccaagtaaaaataataataataataataattgcttTGACTATAAGTCGATGAGCGCTAGGTGCATTTTCCTTTGAACGTCCCAACCGTGGCTTTTAGAATTACTAATTTGGCTTAGTCGATGAGTGCTGAGTGCACTAACCATCGGACGTACCGACGAGTGCTGAGTACGATTATTGCTTCGGATTAACCGATGAGCACTTGGtgcaatttgtttagtttgagACGTatcaatgaggcactgggtgtcgaATTATAGTATTAGTAGGATCCGTAAATTAGTTCAGATCCGAGCTATGTATCAGTAAACATCAATATTGAATAGGAAGAATGATTTGATTCAAATTGGTAAGGTAATGCAATATGACAAAATGAGACAAAGTTGAATAAGGCTGCATACATTGTTAGCATAAAGTGTTAATAAGTTCGTTAAAATAGATTGGTTAGTTAAAATATCGCATTTGCTTTATTTGGGATACATGTGTATATTAATGTATTGGACAAACTTTGATATGAAACATTCTTGAATTGGTCTAAGGAAGAAACAAATCAATTGAGtcgaattattcaaatttaatgttatattgagTAAGTTAGAGTAATATCATTTGAAATTAATACTCATCGAATGGTCTTGTTTTCATATGCAAGCTAGGTGTATTTTGAGATTTTGTCCTCAAAGTCGTCAGCATTCAATCGACAAATTCTATACTCAACAAAGTttgtatattttgttttgtttcaaattggtaTGTGCATGATTTTTAGTAAAGTCATTTGGCTATAGATAGGTATTTGCGACATAAAAAAAGTAACTTTTAGTTGccataattataatattattagttaattaaatggTTTTAATGTGATTTGCTTAGTTTGCGGCATGTTTCGAAATATCGAAGTGTTGAGAATTGTTTTGGGAGATGAATTGAATTTGGATATATTGTGAAATCTAAATTTTACAGGGGTTTAATGTAAAATAAGCAAAAGTTgctgatatttaaaaaaaaaaatcactatacTACCATTTCAAtaaagtgaaataataaaataggttgttttgacattttaatgTGGTATAGAATGTCACATATACAATTTTAATCTAAGAAAGTCATAAACCCCTAAtagttaatatttaataattttgaagagagaaaatATGACAATAGAAAATACTAAAATACGATAAAACGTAATAGGAAAAACTAACCTAATATGAATgtgttaaattatataaaatatgaattattaacTTATTCAAATTTATATAAACATGAGATTTATTTGGagatattattataattatatttcacAATTATATAACATGATTTAAACTCTACCATcctttaaaaagattaaattagataaatatggaactaataaaaatataagataaaatacaacataatttaatacattaattattcgtatattaagatttaatttatatgaataactAACACTTAAACGGCATATAAATGTAATAtagtaaaaaggaaaaaaaattacttaCAGATAAAGttaagggtgagcaaaactcaatttaattaggaaaaataaaaataaaatttaaatttcgaattaatcgaatcgagttattcgaattatttgagtctactcgaataactcgattcgagtTTTGAGTTTGAGTCGAGTTGAACCTcacaatttgaataactcgaataattcgaataacaaattGATGCAGATACCCTTTTGGTCTCtgtcaactttgaaaataagtaaattagtctttctctcaacaaaaattacaaaataattcaaaatcatttttaaaattaaaatattaataaaaattataaaaatataagaattttaaaattttaaaaatttctaaaataaaaattttggacccaattaataattcaaatttatcatactcaagtattttttttttgctttgaatttttttaaatatatatagtttcaaatttatgtgttctaacataaaattaattatattgtaataatatttttatttaacatatttaatttttttaatttacctcgaataatttcacttgattcgacttgactcaaatttcatttcacttgacttaattctaaaaaaaattcaaattgagttaagATGATAAAACTGGACTCGtgaacttgattaactcaaaaaattttcacTCGATTTGATCGAACACTCACCCCTAGAGAAGGCAATTGAGCTGCGGACGGATTCTTGTAATTGCTTTTAGTCGACCTTTGGGGGTTTGATGCTTCATCCAACCTCTTGATAAGATGTTGACAATCTTACATGATGATTTGAGTGGTTTAAGGATACCACAGTTAGTAGAGATATAGGCAGGGGCGTAGCTAAGGGGATTGATAAGAGTCCTGACCTGACCctcctaaaatgaaattttttttatttaggatttttaaaattttaaattaataaaagtaaaattgtactttagaggataaaaaattgatttaatcctttaaaaattataaagatataaattattaaaatggtaaaattatacttttattatcataaaaatttaatttaatttcggcTCTCTAAAAGTTTTTCTTAGCTTTGCCTTGAATGTAGAACACTTTTAGATGAAACGTGCATTTATTTATcattagtataaaaataacagtaataattaaattaaaaagaaagcgAAACACGTCCCATTGGtggtaaattatatataaattagatTGTCAAATAAAGTAGGAAATGTCAAAAACAACTCACAACATTGGCGCGTGAGTTTCAAACGAAATAAAGCGGCGTCGTTCTAAAAACATTTGGCACCGGGAAAAGAAAACAGGTATGGGAAGATGAAAGTTGAAGCCTTCCATTTAAAATCTGAAATAGAAAGAAAAGTAAATTAGTGTGTATGGAGAGGGCAGATCGTAacgaacattaaaaaaatatggtTCAGCTTCAACAAGCTCGCTCAACTTCGCACTTCTTTCATTTAGATCTTTCTTCTCGCTTCTGATTCAAATCAGATCTTAAGGAAACCGTGAACCGCACCGATCTGATTTGCAAAATTGCTAGGGATTTCGTCGGGcagaaaatataaacaaaagaagaaatgGCGGGGGCAGCATCTGCACTATTTCTTCTAGATATAAAGGGCCGTGTTCTGGTGTGGCGTGACTACCGTGGCGACGTCTCCGCTGCTCAAGCTGAACGCTTCTTCACCAAACTCATCGaaaaagaggtttttttttttctttcgtcaATTTCAGATttcgatttgatttttttttccgtttagaataaatatatttcttctctttgttgctttaatttttttttaaaaaaatttgaattaagcTTAACTACACTTCGAATCAGTTTTTAAATTGATGGTGCTCAAAGTGGTTAGCGTAATATTGAATTCGGAGGACCTTTGGATTTGGTACGCAGGGAGATCCGCAGTCGCAAGATCCAGTGGTGTATGATAATGGAGTTACGTACATGTTTATACAACACAGCAACGTGTACTTGATGACTGCAACAAGGCAGAATTGCAATGCTGCCAGTCTTCTTTTCTTCCTTCACCGTGTAGTTGATGTAAGCCAATTCGGTAATTTTAGTTTTATGCcttctttattttcaaattttcaattgcattaaatttttttctaaacatttttttaatgtagTACTAATATGTGATCTCGATTCTCTATATTGATCTGAATTAATAATTCAGGTTTTTAAGCATTATTTCGAGGAATTAGAAGAGGAATCGCTTAGGGATAACTTTGTTGTAGTGGTATGAGGAGATcaaacttcctttttttttttttaaggataACTAGTTCCAGCTTTGTTTGTTGGACGATATTGGTTTATAATCTTAGTAGAAGAGTTTATAATTGGctctttttttatgcattttccaGTATGAGTTACTTGATGAGATTATGGATTTTGGCTACCCCCAATACACTGAAGCAAAAATACTTAGTGAGTTTATCAAGACTGATGCTTATAGGATGGAGGTTACACAGAGACCTCCAATGGCTGTTACAAATGCAGTCTCTTGGCGGAGTGAAGGAATAAACTACAAGAAGAATGAAGTAGGTCACTTTTTTTATAGTTGTCGTTTTTGAGTTATTTATCAACACATTTGAGACACTAGCTTATGAAGATTCGTTCTTTAATTTCAGGTGTTTTTGGATGTGGTAGAAAGCGTGAACATACTTGTCAACAGCAATGGACAAATAATTAGGTCAGATGTTGTTGGGGCGTTGAAGATGAGAACTTATTTGAGGTGTGTTTTCTGGTTGTTTGATGATATATGGTATTGGTCCATCTTAAGGGAATATGCTTTAATCAATGCAGAACTCTATCTTTACTTCTAGAGTGTAATTGCTTATTTTCGTGAATAGATTTAAAATGGAAATATAAAAAAGTGTCAAATGTAGCAAAACTTATATTTAAACAAATATTGCATTTTAGAGAGAATGATGATACTGTGTAATTTGCAAGTTGCAAATAAAAGTTAAGCGGATATCAATTTCTTTAGGAAAAAAGGTGATGCTGATTGAAGTGGTTGGCAATTGATATGATGAGACCTGGATttcaagatatatatatatatctttctgCAATCTTAAAAAGAGCATTATTAATTTGGAAGTGGGAATTGGTGTCTCTCCATCACAATTTCGCACCCTTGtttactgcaccattcatttgaAACTTCTGGTCGCCGTGTCATTCATGTCGGTAATGCTGGAAGCTCTCAAAAGTTTGGCATGGTATCCTTTCATTTTGGAAGTTCTATTTTAGGCTGTCTATTTATTTGGGTTCAATTATCCTTTTCAGTGGCATGCCCGAGTGTAAGCTTGGCCTAAATGATAGAGTATTGCTTGAGGCACAGGGACGAGCAACAAAGGGAAAGGCGATTGATTTGGAGGACATAAAGTTCCATCAGTACGTAACCTGACTCCCTTTTCTACTTTTACTCTGGTTTTGATATATGCTTTTTCTTAAGCTTTGGGTGTAACAGCTACTGAAGTCTGATGGTGCAAATTTCCCTCATTAATGCTTTGTCCTAGGTGTGTACGTCTGGCCCGA
Protein-coding sequences here:
- the LOC107886549 gene encoding AP-1 complex subunit mu-2 isoform X2, which gives rise to MAGAASALFLLDIKGRVLVWRDYRGDVSAAQAERFFTKLIEKEGDPQSQDPVVYDNGVTYMFIQHSNVYLMTATRQNCNAASLLFFLHRVVDYELLDEIMDFGYPQYTEAKILSEFIKTDAYRMEVTQRPPMAVTNAVSWRSEGINYKKNEVFLDVVESVNILVNSNGQIIRSDVVGALKMRTYLSGMPECKLGLNDRVLLEAQGRATKGKAIDLEDIKFHQCVRLARFENDRTISFIPPDGSFDLMTYRLSTQVKPLIWVEAQVEKHSRSRVEIMVKARSQFKERSTATNVEIMVPVPADASSPNVRTSMGSAAYAPENDALLWKIRSFPGGKEYMLRAEFTLPSITDEEATQERKAPIRVKFEIPYFTVSGIQVRYLKIIEKSGYQALPWVRYITMAGEYELRLI
- the LOC107886549 gene encoding AP-1 complex subunit mu-2 isoform X1, coding for MAGAASALFLLDIKGRVLVWRDYRGDVSAAQAERFFTKLIEKEGDPQSQDPVVYDNGVTYMFIQHSNVYLMTATRQNCNAASLLFFLHRVVDVFKHYFEELEEESLRDNFVVVYELLDEIMDFGYPQYTEAKILSEFIKTDAYRMEVTQRPPMAVTNAVSWRSEGINYKKNEVFLDVVESVNILVNSNGQIIRSDVVGALKMRTYLSGMPECKLGLNDRVLLEAQGRATKGKAIDLEDIKFHQCVRLARFENDRTISFIPPDGSFDLMTYRLSTQVKPLIWVEAQVEKHSRSRVEIMVKARSQFKERSTATNVEIMVPVPADASSPNVRTSMGSAAYAPENDALLWKIRSFPGGKEYMLRAEFTLPSITDEEATQERKAPIRVKFEIPYFTVSGIQVRYLKIIEKSGYQALPWVRYITMAGEYELRLI